The Lathyrus oleraceus cultivar Zhongwan6 chromosome 5, CAAS_Psat_ZW6_1.0, whole genome shotgun sequence genome includes the window tcaaaataataaaagaaacCCTTAAGGGATAAAATTGTCATTTCACAAAATCATTAATATTAAATTAAATCCTAATcatgaaaatcaattaaaatcaatcaaatataattagttttaatttcctaaaaaatctaattaaaactagggttaaatacactttacccccctgtaatgttagcgagtttaggattacccccctggtaaagttattttttcaatacccccttatgttatgtagattccttcatagaaccccctaatatccaggtggcatggaatcttggttttttatttcagacgtggctttttaatttttttattttcacatGTGAATCTTCATTAGGTCTCCAGCATGGCATAAACTAGAAATTAGGGTtccaaatccatccctctctctcttcgtgaaatccatccctatcccaaatccatccctctctctcttcgtgaaatccatccctaccccaaatccatccctctcttcATCTTCGTCCGTGTCCCCTTCATCTGGGTTATGGGTGGCAGCAAGGCATCTTCCACGAGTGAAGTTGGAAACGGCTTACCAAGATGTGGATGCAATGAAACCATGAAGTTGTTGGTCTCCAAGTCAATTGAAAACCCCGGTCGCAAATTTTGGAAATGCAGGAATAATATGGTGAGCAATTTTGaagcattttattattttgagttTGATTTCGAAATTAATTGTTGGTGGTGTTTGTCTCAAATTGCAGAATGGGTGCGGTTTATTTTTGTGGGATGATTTGGTCAGTGAGTTTGCAGTGAAAGAAACCAATCCGTCCGGATGCCGCCAATGTGAAGTCAACAAGGcttatttgattgaatttgcTAAAGAGATTGTTGAGGAGATAGATTGCAGAGTCGGAAAGCTTAACAAGTTAGAAAAACTGAAGAAAAAGATTGCAATGGAAAAGAGGAAAAATTTATGGTTAATGTTTGTAATTGGTCTGTCATGGATGTTGATAGCAGCAATGGTTAAGTTAGTCTAATGAGTCTGTCATGTAATTGTTATGTCATTAGTGTTTTTCAGCAATGTAATGTTGAACTTGTAATGTGTTCATCAATGAAATGTAATCTGTTCATCAATCTTAAACTGTCAGTGCAGCATCATTATTTGATTAAACTTTCAGCATTCAATCTACCAATAATGACAGAAAAAAGTTATATCATAATGAAagagcaaaattgcaaaatcatCAGAAAACTACAGAACAATTTTATAGTCAGTAATTCTAAAGAAAATATGACATAGTAAACATATAAATAAATTGAAATATATTAATGTAGTCTATCTCTTAAACTTTTTCAGTGCAGAATTCAAGGTGAATGTAATTAAATACTTTGGCTTTTTCTTTAGGTCCTGCAGAATTCATGGTTTTGTTGTAAGATTAGTGCACAGACTAGCCATGGCTCTCTGCAGAATTCATGGtttatgaaaaacaagaaaaaaatgTGACAGACTAGCCATTGTGTTTTATAGACAATACACACCAATAATGTTAAACTGATACATTAGAATTGATCATCACAGTAAGTGCATATGTTTGTTACAAAAGGATTACAAAATACATGTCTTCAAAGATCAGTTGGCATTACAAAAGAGTTTTCCAAAAGGATTACAAAATACATAGCAGAAACATAATAATCAGTCCCTCATTTTGAAGTGGGTATGTCTTCATTTTCTGGTAGGGTAATTGGTTTGTCACTAGATATTCCTTCACCTGTTATGGGTCTTTTAAACCAACTCAACTTGATCCTCTCACTTTGCCTTCTTTTGATGATAGGTTTTTTTTCAACCCTTTTTCTGGATTGTTTTGTGATTGAGGCAGCCACACTAGATCCTGTTTGACTCATAATAGTTGGAACAGGCATATCAGTTGGAGGCTGTGGATCAGTTGGAACAGGCACATTTGTTGGAACAGTCATATCAATTGCAGTTGGGGCAGGCATATCAGATGCAGTTGGAACAGGCACATTTGTTGGAACAGTCATATCAGTTGCAGTTGGGGCAGGCATATCAGTTGCAGTTGGAACAGGCACATTTGTTGGAACAGTCATATCAGTTGCAGTTGGGGCAGGCATATCAGATGCAGTTGGCATATCATTTGCAGTTGGCATATCAGTTGCAGTTGGCACATGTCCTTTTTTAGGTTTTCTCTACAATGTAAGACACAATGTATGGTTGTCATCACAATGCATATCACAATGAAGAATGTAAGACAGAATGTAGAATGTAAGACAAAATGTATATCACAATGAATTACCTTTCTTTTAAGTGCATTGGGATCCTGAGTGGTAGCCTTACAAGTCATAGCATTGTGACCAAAATTATCACATTTGGTGCACTTATATGCAACACCAGATCTTCTCTTCCTTGCACCATCCTCTCCACTTTCTCTTATCCTAATCTTCTTAGGTCTACCAGGACCATTTTTATATGCAGGTGGTAGAGGTGGTTCCATCTCAACTTCTGGCCACATATCTTGACCATTGATTGGACTTACTGAAAATCCATAACATAGTGCAAACTTTTCTCTTGTGTAACAAGCATCAACAAATTCATCAGGGTTTTGCTTTCTATAACTCAGAGCAGCTACAACATGCCTACATGGAATTCCTACTAATTCCCAAAAATTACAACTACATGACCTTTTAGCAATGTCAACAATAAATTCATGTGTGTTGTAACTATGTGTAACCTGAAAAGTCTCAGCAATTGACCATGTTGGCAACCAATGACCACTCCTGAACACCTCATTATCTAACCTTCTCCTAGGTATTGGCATCACCTTATGTGGCCAATTTTCTAGTTTACTTGCAGAGGTGGATAACCTATTCATCAGATATTTTCTTATCCACTCACACATTGTGAGTATAGGTTTGTCCCTAGCAGCTAGAATGGTAGCATTAAAAGACTCTGAGATATTATTCATCAATGTATCACATTTAGGGTAAAAAGAAAAGGCATGCTTACACCAGCTTTTGGTAGGAACAGCCATCAACCAAGTCCAAGCATTGGGATCTGCATTCTTCAATTCATTCATCTTTTGGACCCATGCCTGATAGTATGTGGCTTTAGCAGCTCCCATCATTAAATCTCTAATAAGGGCTCCTCCACCAAACCTTTTCTTGAAATTAGCATACAAGTGCCTAAGACATAATCTATGCTCAATAGTATCAGACAATTCTTCAAATACAGCCACAAGTCCCTGATACAAAatagaaattttttcaacatttaGAGAATAGAATAATTTGCAACAGAAAGATAGAGTTAAATACATACCTTCTGTTGATCAGGGATAAATACATATCTTCTATCCTGACCAATGTCCTCCATTAGTAGTTGTATAAACCATCTCCAACTCTCCTTTGTTTCATTTTCAACCACACCAAATGCCAAAGGGAAGTATTGATCATTAGCATCCCTGCCTACAGCAATAAGTAACTGTCCACCATACTTGGTCTTTAAGTGACATCCATCAACCCCCACAAATGGTCTGCATCCATGAATAAAGCCTTTCTTACAGccatcaaaacagaaataaaatgACCCAAACCTTGGTTGTATGGATGGACTAGGTCTTTCTACATTTATCTTCACAGTGTTGCCATGGTTTACCCTTCTTAGTTCTTCTGCATACCTCCATATGGAAGCATACTGATTGTCAGCATCACCTTCAATTATCTTCTTGGCAATTAGCTTAGCCCTCCATGCTTTTGCAACAGTAATACCCACAGAATATGTTTGCCTCATATCTTGGATGATGTCTCTTATCCTGACTGTATCAGAAGTTTGCATCCTCTTTACCACATGCTTGGCCACCCACTTTGAGCTAGCAGACTTGTTGTTCAAAACCCTAGCACATGTGTGCTTATGTACAAGTGTTTTTATAGCAAAAGTCTCCTTGTGGCCCACCTTAGAGCATAAGACTAAAAACCCACATTTATGCTTACACACCACCCTTACCCTATCTCCCTCATTTTTCACAAAAGAAATTTCCCTCCCATTAAGCACTGACCACTCACGGATAGCTGCCCTAAAGTCATCAAGTGTGTTGAATTCCATACCTCACTTGAATATAAAGTCTTTGTTTAGATGCTCTTTCCTAAACCTAGCATACTTGGGCCTTTCTTCATCACAAGAATCATCTGGGTCAGAACTATTCAACTCATCACTATAGTATACATCATCTGAATCCATACTCTTATTGGGCTCCTCCATACTGTTATTGGGCTCCCACCTAATAGGCTTAGTAACATCTATTCCTTCAAAACCATCAAAATAAGCAGTAGCTCTTTCATCTTCACTGTCATCTAACCCCTCTACCTTCTCCTCATCTAACCCATCAATTCCATTATCAGGGGGGTggtcatcatcattcacacatttagGTTCCCTATCAGCAGGGTCCATGTTCCCAGTACTATGTTCAACATACAAATCTCCTTTCACATTCATTGCACTAAAGTATAGagcaaaatcatcaacaacatcatcatcttTCCTAATCAGAAAAAAACCAT containing:
- the LOC127080268 gene encoding uncharacterized protein LOC127080268 produces the protein MGGSKASSTSEVGNGLPRCGCNETMKLLVSKSIENPGRKFWKCRNNMNGCGLFLWDDLVSEFAVKETNPSGCRQCEVNKAYLIEFAKEIVEEIDCRVGKLNKLEKLKKKIAMEKRKNLWLMFVIGLSWMLIAAMVKLV
- the LOC127080269 gene encoding uncharacterized protein LOC127080269, yielding MEFNTLDDFRAAIREWSVLNGREISFVKNEGDRVRVVCKHKCGFLVLCSKVGHKETFAIKTLVHKHTCARVLNNKSASSKWVAKHVVKRMQTSDTVRIRDIIQDMRQTYSVGITVAKAWRAKLIAKKIIEGDADNQYASIWRYAEELRRVNHGNTVKINVERPSPSIQPRFGSFYFCFDGCKKGFIHGCRPFVGVDGCHLKTKYGGQLLIAVGRDANDQYFPLAFGVVENETKESWRWFIQLLMEDIGQDRRYVFIPDQQKGLVAVFEELSDTIEHRLCLRHLYANFKKRFGGGALIRDLMMGAAKATYYQAWVQKMNELKNADPNAWTWLMAVPTKSWCKHAFSFYPKCDTLMNNISESFNATILAARDKPILTMCEWIRKYLMNRLSTSASKLENWPHKVMPIPRRRLDNEVFRSGHWLPTWSIAETFQVTHSYNTHEFIVDIAKRSCSCNFWELVGIPCRHVVAALSYRKQNPDEFVDACYTREKFALCYGFSVSPINGQDMWPEVEMEPPLPPAYKNGPGRPKKIRIRESGEDGARKRRSGVAYKCTKCDNFGHNAMTCKATTQDPNALKRKRKPKKGHVPTATDMPTANDMPTASDMPAPTATDMTVPTNVPVPTATDMPAPTATDMTVPTNVPVPTASDMPAPTAIDMTVPTNVPVPTDPQPPTDMPVPTIMSQTGSSVAASITKQSRKRVEKKPIIKRRQRPKEKAKVFNYIHLEFCTEKFSDDFAILLFHYDITFFCHYW